From the genome of Chania multitudinisentens RB-25, one region includes:
- the pyrC gene encoding dihydroorotase, protein MTAQPQALKIRRPDDWHIHLRDDDMLKTVLPYTSQVFGRAIVMPNLVPPITTIAAAISYRERILAAIPAGHKFTPLMTCYLTDSLAAAELVNGFKQGVFTAAKLYPANATTNSSHGVSDIKGIYPLLEQMQKIGMPLLIHGEVTDAAIDIFDREARFIEQVMEPIRQQFPELKIVFEHITTKEAAQYVQEANHFLGATITPQHLMFNRNHMLVGGIRPHLFCLPILKRNIHQEALRKAVASGSERFFLGTDSAPHAKHRKEASCGCAGVFNAPSAMPAYATVFEQLGALEHLEAFCSLNGPRFYGLPINDDFIELQRLPVVQPEDIVLGHESLVPFLAGESTHWSVTVC, encoded by the coding sequence CCTGAAAATCCGCCGCCCTGACGATTGGCACATCCATCTGCGTGACGATGACATGCTGAAAACGGTTCTGCCTTATACCAGTCAGGTATTTGGCCGAGCGATTGTGATGCCAAACTTGGTTCCACCGATCACGACTATCGCTGCCGCCATAAGTTACCGCGAACGCATTCTAGCGGCTATTCCTGCGGGCCATAAATTCACCCCCCTAATGACCTGTTATTTAACTGATTCGCTGGCGGCGGCAGAACTGGTTAACGGATTCAAGCAAGGGGTATTTACCGCTGCCAAGCTGTACCCTGCCAATGCGACGACCAATTCCAGCCACGGTGTCAGCGACATTAAGGGCATTTATCCACTGCTGGAGCAAATGCAGAAAATTGGTATGCCTCTGCTCATCCATGGTGAAGTCACCGATGCTGCCATCGATATTTTTGACCGGGAAGCACGTTTTATCGAGCAGGTGATGGAACCCATCCGCCAACAATTCCCTGAGCTTAAAATTGTTTTCGAACACATCACAACCAAAGAAGCCGCTCAGTATGTGCAGGAAGCCAACCATTTCCTTGGTGCCACCATTACTCCACAACACCTGATGTTTAACCGCAATCATATGCTGGTTGGCGGGATCCGCCCGCACTTGTTCTGCTTGCCTATTCTAAAGCGCAATATCCACCAGGAGGCTCTGCGTAAAGCGGTGGCTAGCGGTTCTGAGCGGTTCTTTTTAGGTACTGATTCTGCTCCTCATGCTAAACACAGGAAAGAGGCCAGCTGTGGTTGTGCTGGGGTCTTCAATGCCCCGAGTGCCATGCCGGCTTATGCTACTGTCTTTGAGCAGCTAGGCGCTTTGGAACATCTTGAGGCTTTTTGTTCGCTCAATGGGCCGCGTTTCTATGGCTTGCCGATTAATGACGATTTTATCGAGCTACAACGCTTACCTGTGGTGCAACCGGAAGATATCGTGCTTGGCCATGAATCACTCGTGCCTTTCTTGGCCGGTGAAAGCACTCACTGGTCTGTAACTGTGTGCTAG
- the dinI gene encoding DNA damage-inducible protein I gives MRIEVTIDKTKPLPSGAIEALSSEFSKRVKHQFPDTVVQIRYAGANGLSVLGGAKTDKELIEEILQETWESADDWFDAE, from the coding sequence ATGCGTATTGAAGTCACTATCGATAAAACCAAACCACTGCCATCAGGGGCTATTGAAGCTCTGAGCAGCGAGTTCAGTAAACGGGTAAAACACCAATTTCCCGATACCGTCGTGCAGATACGTTATGCCGGAGCCAATGGGTTATCAGTACTGGGTGGAGCCAAAACCGATAAAGAACTGATTGAGGAAATACTCCAAGAAACCTGGGAAAGTGCCGACGATTGGTTCGATGCAGAATAA
- the bssS gene encoding biofilm formation regulator BssS: MDRNDEVIQTHPLVGWDISTVDVYNAMMIRLHYLSSLDQTAEEAQVDRTLWLTTDVARQLINILEAGIAKIESTDYHDLDRRKH, from the coding sequence ATGGACAGAAATGATGAAGTAATTCAGACACATCCGTTAGTTGGCTGGGATATCAGTACTGTCGATGTTTATAATGCCATGATGATTCGTCTTCATTACCTGTCTTCTCTAGACCAAACAGCTGAAGAAGCTCAAGTGGATCGAACGCTTTGGCTAACCACAGATGTAGCCCGCCAATTGATCAATATCTTAGAGGCTGGCATTGCAAAAATAGAATCAACGGATTACCACGACCTTGATAGAAGAAAACACTGA
- the solA gene encoding N-methyl-L-tryptophan oxidase: MEYDLIIVGSGSVGAAAGYYATRNGLKTLMIDRAVPPHRNGSHHGDTRIIRHAYGEGEKYVPLILRAQALWNALEQKSGEKLFHSCGVLNMGPPDSRFINTAQHSAKNFNLNTQVLNLEQIRQRWPEFNAPEGYIGIFEPDAGILRSELAVASYIRLAKEAGCAQLFNCQVSAIEQIEGGVAVITTEGRFQARKAVITAGTWVKNLLPQLPITSLRKVFSWHQADGRYSENNRFPAFTAEAQDGCRYYGFPSDNDGLKVGKHDGGQLIETPEQRQPFGTMAGDGAEVFGFLRQFLPGVGVCLHGEACSYDMSPDEDFIIDTLPSCKQLMVITGLSGHGFKFASVLGEIAALFAQDKMPPLNIAPFSLQRF, translated from the coding sequence GTGGAATATGATTTAATCATCGTGGGTAGTGGCTCCGTCGGTGCTGCTGCTGGCTACTACGCCACCCGCAATGGCCTCAAAACGCTTATGATTGACCGAGCAGTACCGCCACACCGTAACGGCAGCCATCACGGTGATACACGCATCATCCGTCATGCTTACGGCGAAGGTGAAAAATACGTTCCACTCATTCTGCGAGCTCAAGCCCTATGGAATGCGCTGGAACAAAAAAGTGGTGAAAAATTGTTTCACTCCTGTGGCGTGCTCAATATGGGCCCACCGGATTCCCGATTTATTAACACTGCGCAGCACAGTGCGAAAAATTTCAATCTCAACACACAAGTGCTGAATCTGGAGCAAATCAGGCAACGTTGGCCCGAATTTAATGCGCCTGAAGGCTATATCGGCATATTCGAACCGGATGCCGGCATTTTACGTTCTGAATTAGCCGTTGCCAGTTATATCAGGTTGGCCAAAGAAGCAGGCTGTGCTCAATTGTTCAATTGCCAGGTCAGTGCAATAGAGCAAATCGAAGGCGGAGTAGCCGTCATAACAACTGAAGGGCGCTTTCAAGCCCGTAAAGCTGTGATCACCGCAGGAACCTGGGTAAAAAACCTGTTGCCACAGTTGCCAATAACATCCCTGCGAAAAGTTTTCTCTTGGCATCAAGCTGATGGCCGTTACAGCGAAAACAACCGCTTCCCCGCCTTTACCGCCGAAGCCCAAGATGGCTGCCGCTATTATGGTTTCCCATCGGATAATGATGGTTTAAAAGTGGGTAAACACGATGGCGGCCAACTCATTGAAACGCCAGAGCAGCGTCAGCCTTTTGGCACGATGGCTGGCGATGGTGCTGAGGTATTCGGTTTTCTTCGCCAATTTCTACCTGGTGTGGGTGTCTGTTTACATGGTGAAGCTTGCAGTTATGACATGAGCCCTGATGAGGACTTCATCATCGACACTTTACCGAGCTGTAAGCAACTGATGGTCATCACTGGTTTGAGTGGCCATGGTTTTAAATTTGCCAGTGTATTGGGCGAAATTGCAGCACTGTTCGCACAGGATAAAATGCCACCATTAAACATTGCCCCTTTCAGCCTGCAACGCTTTTAA
- a CDS encoding LuxR C-terminal-related transcriptional regulator produces MKLLIVDACCFTRLGIASHFTDNIFTSVRCSQSIDAALLLLANFQPSHILVNLTNYCRHSENNLLLEAFINATQSSTLHIYLETPYPYSEKPIRITDNAFLFSKTILACVLRSLRKNTTALVDNNHKYSLFSPQELAVMKYWLAETANYHIAKKLQISTHTVYVHKRHIMEKTYTRNRLEFYTLYNVLRYFYPTTLNHSPLNLVAV; encoded by the coding sequence ATGAAATTGCTGATTGTGGATGCATGCTGTTTCACTCGTTTAGGCATTGCCAGCCACTTTACGGATAATATCTTTACCTCAGTGAGATGCAGCCAAAGTATTGATGCTGCTCTTCTTTTATTGGCTAATTTTCAGCCAAGCCATATCTTGGTGAATTTGACGAACTACTGCCGTCATTCTGAAAACAATCTTCTGCTAGAAGCATTTATAAACGCAACTCAAAGCTCGACACTGCATATTTACCTGGAAACGCCCTACCCTTACAGTGAAAAACCCATACGTATAACTGATAATGCTTTCTTGTTCAGCAAAACAATTTTAGCCTGTGTATTACGCTCGTTGCGCAAAAATACCACAGCACTGGTGGATAATAATCATAAATATTCGCTTTTCAGCCCACAGGAATTGGCAGTGATGAAATACTGGCTGGCGGAAACAGCAAACTATCACATAGCGAAAAAGCTCCAAATCAGCACGCATACCGTGTATGTACATAAACGCCATATCATGGAAAAAACTTATACCCGCAACCGGCTGGAATTTTATACATTGTATAATGTGCTACGTTATTTCTATCCAACAACACTCAATCATTCCCCTCTGAATCTGGTTGCTGTATAA
- a CDS encoding AI-2E family transporter: MSSFEFNNRKLHLIMMLAMLVIILAGIKAAAEIVVPFLLAVFLAIVLNPLVVWLERCRVPRALSVMLLVITVVVLLLMLIGTLGSSLNEFARSLPQYRGVMLEKVRELQYYAERFNIDITFSADAVVKFVDPGATMNLVTRLLSHLSGAMISIFLLLMTVVFMLFEVQFLPYKLQQALNKPDEGMAAIQRALKGVTHYLVIKTAISLVTGLIVWGFLSWVGVRFAFIWGMMAFLLNFIPNIGSVIAAIPPLIQALLFNGFADAMVVLGGYILINLVIGNILEPRIMGRGLGLSTLVVFLSLIFWGWLMGAVGMLLSVPLTIIVRITLETMDGGHKLAVILGDGRAVKEKITPE, encoded by the coding sequence ATGAGCAGTTTTGAATTCAATAACCGTAAACTTCACTTGATCATGATGTTGGCGATGCTGGTGATTATTCTGGCCGGAATCAAGGCTGCTGCGGAGATTGTGGTGCCTTTTCTGTTGGCGGTGTTTCTTGCCATTGTGCTTAACCCGCTGGTGGTATGGCTGGAGCGTTGCAGAGTACCCAGAGCTTTGAGCGTAATGTTACTGGTGATCACGGTTGTTGTCTTGTTGCTAATGCTTATTGGCACGCTGGGTTCCTCTTTGAATGAGTTTGCTCGTTCGCTGCCGCAGTATCGCGGCGTGATGTTAGAAAAAGTGCGTGAACTGCAATATTATGCTGAGCGTTTCAATATCGACATTACGTTCTCTGCGGATGCGGTGGTCAAATTTGTCGATCCGGGTGCAACGATGAACCTGGTCACTCGTCTGCTAAGCCATCTTTCTGGCGCCATGATCAGTATTTTTCTGTTACTGATGACAGTGGTATTTATGTTATTTGAAGTACAGTTCCTGCCTTACAAATTACAGCAGGCGTTGAACAAACCCGATGAGGGTATGGCTGCTATCCAACGTGCTCTGAAAGGAGTGACACATTATCTGGTGATCAAAACAGCTATCAGTCTGGTCACGGGGTTGATTGTCTGGGGATTCCTGAGTTGGGTTGGTGTCCGGTTTGCCTTTATCTGGGGCATGATGGCTTTTCTGCTTAATTTTATTCCCAATATCGGCTCTGTGATCGCCGCAATACCACCGCTGATTCAAGCTTTGCTGTTTAACGGCTTTGCCGATGCGATGGTGGTGCTGGGAGGATATATTCTGATTAACCTGGTGATTGGCAACATTCTGGAGCCGCGCATCATGGGGCGGGGATTAGGGCTTTCTACGTTGGTGGTGTTCCTTTCCCTGATATTCTGGGGGTGGTTGATGGGGGCGGTGGGAATGTTGCTCTCGGTGCCATTGACCATCATTGTCCGTATTACGTTAGAAACGATGGATGGTGGGCATAAATTGGCGGTGATTCTGGGTGATGGCAGAGCTGTCAAAGAAAAGATCACACCAGAGTGA
- a CDS encoding cytochrome b, producing MLWKNTTERFGHISILIHWLVALSVYGLFALGLWMVTLGYYDVWYHQAPEIHKSIGILLFIIMIVRVVWRFISPPPKPLASYSRFTRINAVLAHIALYVVLFGILISGYLISTADGQAISVFGWFDVPASVTDIAQQADTAGTIHLYLAWAVVVLSVLHALAAFKHHFVDRDVTLKRMLGRSAD from the coding sequence ATGCTTTGGAAGAATACCACTGAACGTTTTGGTCATATCTCAATCCTAATCCACTGGTTGGTTGCCCTGAGTGTATATGGATTATTCGCTCTCGGTTTGTGGATGGTCACTTTGGGTTATTACGACGTTTGGTATCACCAGGCACCGGAAATCCATAAAAGCATCGGTATCCTGTTATTCATCATCATGATCGTTCGAGTTGTATGGCGCTTTATTTCGCCTCCTCCTAAACCTCTCGCCAGCTATAGCCGATTCACCCGCATTAATGCCGTGCTTGCTCATATCGCGCTCTATGTTGTGCTCTTTGGCATTTTGATCAGCGGTTACCTGATTTCCACTGCTGACGGTCAGGCAATAAGCGTTTTCGGTTGGTTCGACGTGCCAGCCTCTGTTACTGATATAGCCCAGCAGGCCGATACGGCTGGAACAATTCATCTTTATTTGGCTTGGGCTGTTGTAGTGCTTTCAGTACTGCATGCTCTGGCTGCGTTTAAACATCACTTCGTTGATCGTGATGTTACTTTGAAACGGATGCTGGGTCGCAGCGCCGATTAA
- a CDS encoding YceI family protein: MLKKTVLSLTAGALMLSSGFALAANYNIDKQGQHAFIEFRIQHLGYSWLYGTFKDFDGSFTFDEKDPSKDRVNVTINTASIDTNHAERDKHLRGADFLNVEKHKQAKFESTEVKKDGEGFAVVGNLTLNGVTKPVTLDAKLIGQGNDPWGGYRAGFEASGKIKLKDFNITQDLGPASQEVELIISVEGVREKA; encoded by the coding sequence ATGCTAAAGAAGACCGTCCTGAGCCTTACTGCGGGTGCCCTGATGTTAAGTTCAGGCTTTGCTCTGGCTGCCAATTACAACATTGACAAACAAGGGCAACATGCCTTTATCGAATTCCGCATCCAGCATCTGGGTTACAGCTGGCTGTACGGTACTTTCAAAGACTTCGACGGTAGCTTTACCTTTGATGAAAAAGATCCTTCCAAAGATCGGGTGAATGTCACCATTAATACCGCCAGCATAGACACCAATCATGCAGAGCGCGACAAACACCTGCGTGGTGCCGATTTCTTGAATGTAGAAAAACATAAGCAAGCAAAGTTTGAGTCCACCGAAGTGAAAAAAGACGGTGAAGGTTTTGCCGTAGTTGGCAATCTGACGCTGAACGGCGTAACCAAGCCTGTCACACTGGATGCCAAACTGATTGGTCAAGGCAACGATCCGTGGGGTGGCTACCGTGCTGGCTTCGAAGCCAGCGGTAAAATCAAGTTGAAAGACTTCAACATCACCCAAGACCTTGGCCCAGCCTCCCAGGAAGTAGAACTGATCATTTCCGTAGAAGGTGTACGCGAGAAAGCATAA
- a CDS encoding rhodanese-related sulfurtransferase, which produces MPVLHNRISNEELKARMLAETEPRTTVSFYKYFTLDDPKAFRDSLYIQFNKLKVFGRVYVAKEGINAQISVPQSHFATFKTVLFSAHPALEQLRLNIALEDDGKSFWVLRLKVRERIVADGISDETFNPAQVGEYLQAERVNQMIDDPNTLFVDMRNHYEYEVGHFENALEIPSDTFREQLPMAVEMLQEQKDKNIVMYCTGGIRCEKASAYMLHHGFKNVYHVEGGIIEYARKAKEQGLPLKFIGKNFVFDERMGERISEEVIAHCHQCGAPCDTHTNCLNDGCHLLFIQCPSCAEKFAGCCSDTCREELKLPREEQRARRAGRENGVKIFNKSKGLLQATLHIPEPKK; this is translated from the coding sequence ATGCCAGTGTTACATAACCGAATTTCTAATGAGGAACTGAAGGCGCGTATGCTGGCTGAAACCGAGCCACGCACCACAGTTTCTTTTTATAAATATTTTACCCTTGATGACCCTAAGGCGTTTCGTGACAGTCTGTATATTCAGTTCAATAAACTGAAAGTGTTTGGCCGTGTTTATGTGGCTAAAGAGGGCATCAATGCTCAAATCAGTGTGCCGCAGAGCCATTTTGCTACCTTTAAAACCGTGCTGTTTTCCGCGCATCCGGCGTTGGAGCAACTGCGCCTGAATATTGCTTTAGAAGATGATGGCAAATCATTCTGGGTACTGCGCCTGAAGGTACGTGAACGCATAGTGGCCGATGGCATCAGTGATGAAACCTTCAACCCTGCGCAGGTTGGGGAGTATTTGCAGGCCGAGCGCGTTAACCAGATGATTGATGATCCGAATACCCTGTTCGTAGACATGCGTAATCACTACGAATATGAAGTTGGGCATTTTGAAAATGCGCTTGAAATACCTTCCGATACTTTTCGCGAGCAATTGCCGATGGCTGTGGAGATGTTGCAGGAGCAGAAAGACAAGAATATTGTCATGTACTGCACCGGGGGCATTCGTTGTGAGAAAGCCAGCGCTTATATGCTGCATCACGGCTTCAAAAACGTTTATCACGTGGAAGGCGGTATTATTGAGTACGCACGCAAGGCAAAAGAGCAGGGTTTACCGCTGAAGTTTATCGGTAAAAACTTTGTGTTTGACGAGCGCATGGGAGAACGTATTTCCGAGGAGGTGATTGCCCACTGCCACCAGTGCGGTGCGCCGTGCGATACCCACACCAACTGTTTGAATGACGGCTGCCACCTGTTGTTTATCCAATGCCCAAGCTGTGCTGAGAAGTTTGCAGGGTGCTGTAGCGATACCTGCCGCGAAGAACTGAAGTTGCCGCGTGAAGAACAACGTGCACGCCGTGCTGGGCGTGAGAATGGTGTTAAAATTTTCAATAAGTCGAAAGGCTTGCTGCAAGCAACGTTACATATTCCTGAACCTAAAAAATAG
- a CDS encoding Kdo(2)-lipid IV(A) acyltransferase has protein sequence MTQVPPFNRSLLHPRYWLTWFGIALLYLLVLLPYPVIYRLGTALGRFSMHFLKRRVAIAQRNLALCFPEMSKAERNILVVKNFESVGMGLFETGMAWFWPNWRIKRWFTVSGLEHIEKARNNHQGILLIGLHFLTLELGARTFGIYNPGIGVYRPHDNPLIDWLQNWGRMRSNKTMLDRKDVKGMIRALQQGEIIWYAPDHDYGPRSSVFAPLFAVEKAATTTGSYVLVRMGKPAIIPFTPRRLPGGKGYELLIQPAVENFPLDNELEAAIFMNSVVEKEILLAPDQYMWLHRRFKTRPEGEPSLYT, from the coding sequence ATGACTCAAGTTCCTCCTTTTAATCGATCGTTACTCCATCCTCGTTACTGGCTCACCTGGTTCGGGATAGCTTTACTGTACTTATTGGTCTTGCTCCCTTACCCGGTGATCTATCGGTTAGGCACCGCATTGGGCCGTTTTTCCATGCACTTTCTGAAACGCCGTGTAGCCATTGCGCAGCGTAACCTTGCATTGTGCTTTCCTGAAATGTCAAAAGCCGAACGTAACATATTGGTTGTAAAGAATTTTGAGTCGGTCGGTATGGGGTTGTTTGAAACAGGCATGGCTTGGTTCTGGCCAAACTGGCGTATTAAACGCTGGTTTACCGTCAGCGGCTTGGAGCATATTGAAAAAGCGCGTAACAATCATCAAGGCATTTTATTGATCGGGTTGCATTTTCTGACACTGGAGTTAGGTGCCCGAACCTTTGGTATTTACAATCCAGGCATTGGTGTTTATCGCCCGCACGATAATCCACTGATTGATTGGCTGCAAAACTGGGGCCGTATGCGTTCCAACAAAACCATGTTAGACCGCAAAGATGTCAAAGGAATGATTCGAGCCTTGCAGCAGGGCGAAATCATCTGGTATGCGCCCGATCACGACTACGGCCCACGCAGCAGCGTATTCGCACCACTATTTGCCGTCGAAAAAGCTGCCACCACAACGGGTAGCTACGTTTTGGTGCGCATGGGCAAACCAGCCATTATTCCTTTTACCCCACGCCGTCTGCCGGGAGGAAAAGGGTATGAGTTGCTCATACAACCTGCGGTGGAAAACTTCCCGCTAGATAACGAGCTTGAAGCCGCAATATTTATGAATAGCGTGGTTGAAAAGGAAATTTTGCTGGCCCCTGATCAATACATGTGGCTACATCGCCGCTTCAAAACCCGGCCAGAAGGTGAACCTTCACTTTACACCTAA
- a CDS encoding YciI family protein encodes MYIVSLTYHRPLEEVDNHHAEHIAWLKQYFQEGIFIASGRKNPRTGGVILVKSIERARLDSILAQDPFTAVAHYEVTEVALTSASAGFEALTSV; translated from the coding sequence ATGTACATCGTTAGCTTGACCTATCACCGCCCACTTGAAGAAGTTGATAATCATCATGCAGAACACATTGCCTGGTTGAAGCAGTATTTTCAGGAGGGAATCTTCATTGCATCAGGCCGTAAAAACCCACGTACCGGTGGCGTGATCCTGGTAAAAAGTATCGAGCGGGCACGGTTAGACAGCATTCTGGCGCAAGATCCGTTTACAGCAGTGGCACATTATGAAGTGACCGAGGTCGCCCTCACCTCCGCTTCTGCCGGGTTTGAAGCATTGACCAGCGTATAA